In Streptomyces sp. SLBN-118, the following are encoded in one genomic region:
- a CDS encoding bifunctional salicylyl-CoA 5-hydroxylase/oxidoreductase — protein MQSPSTPGSAPIPAPQSSPGSPRPLRVAVIGGGPGGLYAAALLKRLDPDREITVWERGAPDDTFGFGVVLSDETLGGIEHADPVIYGALQDEFVRWDDIDIVHRGRTLTSGGHGFAALGRRRLLQILHDRCAGLGVRLHFRTPAPPAAELATTHDLVIAADGVNSLTREAHPDAFAPHITTHRCRYIWLAADFAFDAFRFEVAETEFGAMQLHGYPYSRPSPGHDPGVGPSGPQDQSGASTVIVEMREEVWRAAGLDACDEQESIDRCAKIFADALDGRPLRGNKSAWIAFRTVVNDHWSHGNTVLLGDAAHTAHFSIGSGTKLAVEDALALAACVEEQPDLPAALAAYESERRPVVESTQRAAAASLRWFEELGTYLDQPARQFAFNLLTRSRRVTHDNLRLRDPGFTDAVERDFGSPPATPPMFTPITLRGLTLRNRVIVSPMDMYSAKDGVPGDFHLVHLGARSLGGAGLVMTEMVCVSAQGRITPGCTGLYTPEQGASWRRVTDFVHLHAPGTAIGVQLGHSGRKGSTKLMWEGMDEPLDEGNWPLVAASPLSYRPGVNQVPQALDRAGLAEIREQFAAATRRADECGFDLLELHCAHGYLLSGFLSPLTNQRTDAYGGSLENRLRFPLEVFDAMRAVWPDDRPMTVRVSATDWAEGGTTAEDAVEMARAFAAHGADAIDVSTGQVVSDEQPEFGRSYQTPYADRIRNALGIPVIAVGAISSWDDVNSLLLAGRADLCALARPHLFDPHWTLHAAAEQNYKGPGAIWPDQYAAGSRMPPTGRTDAPKPRLTLS, from the coding sequence ATGCAGTCCCCTTCGACCCCGGGCTCCGCCCCAATCCCCGCGCCGCAGTCGAGCCCCGGTTCGCCCCGCCCCCTTCGCGTCGCCGTCATCGGCGGCGGCCCCGGTGGCCTCTACGCCGCCGCCCTGCTCAAGCGCCTCGACCCCGACCGGGAGATCACCGTCTGGGAGCGTGGCGCCCCCGACGACACCTTCGGCTTCGGCGTCGTCCTCTCGGACGAGACCCTCGGCGGGATCGAGCACGCCGACCCCGTCATCTACGGCGCGCTCCAGGACGAGTTCGTCCGCTGGGACGACATCGACATCGTCCACCGCGGCCGCACCCTCACCTCCGGCGGCCACGGCTTCGCCGCGCTCGGCCGACGCCGTCTGCTGCAGATCCTCCACGACCGCTGCGCCGGTCTCGGTGTACGCCTCCACTTCCGTACCCCCGCCCCGCCCGCCGCCGAACTGGCCACCACCCACGACCTGGTCATCGCCGCGGACGGCGTGAACAGCCTCACCCGCGAGGCGCACCCAGACGCCTTCGCGCCGCACATCACCACCCACCGCTGCCGTTACATCTGGCTGGCCGCGGACTTCGCCTTCGACGCCTTCCGTTTCGAGGTCGCCGAGACCGAGTTCGGCGCGATGCAGCTGCACGGTTACCCCTATTCCCGCCCGTCGCCCGGCCACGACCCCGGGGTGGGGCCCTCCGGGCCGCAGGATCAATCCGGCGCAAGCACCGTCATCGTCGAGATGCGCGAGGAAGTCTGGCGGGCGGCCGGTCTCGACGCCTGTGACGAGCAGGAGTCCATCGACCGGTGCGCCAAGATCTTCGCCGACGCGCTCGACGGCCGCCCGCTGCGCGGCAACAAGTCCGCCTGGATCGCGTTCCGTACCGTCGTCAACGACCACTGGTCCCACGGCAATACGGTGCTGCTGGGCGACGCCGCCCACACCGCCCACTTCTCCATCGGCTCCGGTACCAAGCTCGCCGTCGAGGACGCCCTCGCGCTCGCCGCCTGTGTCGAGGAGCAGCCCGACCTCCCCGCCGCCCTCGCCGCGTACGAGAGCGAGCGCCGCCCCGTCGTCGAGTCCACGCAGCGCGCCGCCGCCGCCAGCCTGCGCTGGTTCGAGGAGCTGGGCACGTATCTCGACCAGCCGGCCCGGCAGTTCGCGTTCAATCTGCTCACCCGCAGCCGCCGCGTCACCCATGACAATCTGCGGCTGCGCGACCCGGGCTTCACCGATGCCGTCGAGCGTGATTTCGGCAGCCCGCCCGCCACCCCGCCGATGTTCACGCCGATCACGCTGCGCGGGCTGACCCTCCGCAACCGCGTGATCGTCTCGCCCATGGACATGTACTCCGCCAAGGACGGCGTCCCCGGCGACTTCCACCTCGTCCACCTGGGCGCGCGGAGCCTCGGCGGTGCGGGCCTGGTGATGACCGAGATGGTGTGCGTGAGCGCACAGGGCCGTATCACCCCCGGCTGCACGGGCCTCTACACCCCCGAGCAGGGCGCCTCCTGGCGCCGGGTGACCGACTTCGTGCACCTTCACGCACCGGGCACCGCGATCGGCGTCCAGCTCGGGCACTCCGGCCGCAAGGGTTCCACCAAGCTCATGTGGGAGGGCATGGACGAGCCGCTGGACGAAGGGAACTGGCCCCTCGTCGCCGCCTCACCGCTCTCCTACCGCCCCGGCGTCAACCAGGTCCCGCAGGCGCTGGACCGCGCCGGACTGGCCGAGATCCGCGAGCAGTTCGCCGCCGCCACCCGGCGTGCCGACGAGTGCGGTTTCGACTTGCTCGAACTCCACTGTGCCCACGGCTACCTGCTCTCCGGCTTCCTCTCCCCGCTCACCAATCAGCGCACCGACGCCTACGGCGGCTCCTTGGAGAACCGTCTCCGCTTCCCCCTGGAAGTCTTCGACGCGATGCGCGCCGTGTGGCCCGACGACCGGCCCATGACCGTCCGTGTCTCGGCCACCGACTGGGCCGAGGGCGGCACCACCGCCGAGGACGCGGTCGAGATGGCCCGTGCGTTCGCCGCCCACGGCGCCGACGCGATCGACGTCTCCACCGGCCAGGTCGTGTCCGACGAGCAGCCGGAGTTCGGCCGCTCGTACCAGACGCCGTACGCCGACCGGATCCGCAACGCACTCGGCATTCCCGTCATCGCGGTCGGCGCGATCTCCTCCTGGGACGACGTCAACTCGCTCCTGCTGGCGGGCCGCGCCGACCTCTGCGCCCTGGCGAGGCCGCATCTCTTCGATCCGCACTGGACCCTGCACGCGGCCGCGGAACAGAACTACAAGGGACCGGGGGCGATCTGGCCCGACCAGTACGCGGCCGGCAGCCGCATGCCCCCGACCGGCCGGACGGATGCGCCCAAGCCCCGGCTCACCCTGAGCTGA
- a CDS encoding PaaX family transcriptional regulator C-terminal domain-containing protein, with product MAEQHTPRSLIVSLYGAYGRERPGPLPVAELIRLLAVLGVDAPSVRSSVSRLKRRGLLVPERTGDGAAGYALSDDARQLLDDGDRRIYARHSPLLSEGWVLAVFSVPEAERHKRHLLRSRLGRLGFGSAAPGVWIAPARLYEETRHTLRRLQLDPYVELFRGEHLGFAPTAEAVARWWDLGAIAKEHEEFLDLHGPRLRAWEARGELPPMEAYRDYLPALDSWRRLPYIDPGLPAELLPQGWPGGRSAEVFARLHALLRDAGAEFVQA from the coding sequence GTGGCCGAGCAGCACACTCCCCGTTCCCTGATCGTCTCCCTGTACGGCGCGTACGGACGCGAGCGGCCGGGTCCCCTTCCCGTGGCCGAACTCATCCGTCTGCTGGCGGTTCTCGGCGTCGACGCCCCGTCCGTGCGCTCATCGGTCTCGCGGCTCAAACGACGCGGCCTGCTGGTCCCCGAACGCACCGGGGACGGCGCGGCCGGGTACGCCCTGTCGGACGACGCCCGCCAACTGCTCGACGACGGCGACCGGCGGATCTACGCCCGCCACTCGCCGCTGCTGTCCGAGGGCTGGGTGCTCGCGGTCTTCTCGGTGCCCGAGGCCGAACGCCACAAGCGCCACCTCCTGCGCTCAAGGCTCGGGCGGCTGGGCTTCGGCTCGGCGGCCCCGGGCGTGTGGATCGCGCCCGCGCGGCTGTACGAGGAGACGCGGCACACGCTGCGCCGACTACAACTCGACCCGTACGTCGAGCTGTTCCGGGGAGAGCATCTCGGCTTCGCACCGACGGCGGAGGCGGTGGCGCGCTGGTGGGACCTCGGCGCGATCGCCAAGGAGCACGAGGAGTTCCTCGATCTGCACGGGCCGAGGCTTCGGGCGTGGGAGGCACGCGGCGAGCTGCCCCCGATGGAGGCGTACCGCGACTACCTTCCGGCACTGGACTCCTGGCGGCGGCTGCCGTACATCGATCCGGGACTGCCCGCCGAGCTGCTGCCCCAGGGATGGCCAGGAGGACGGTCGGCGGAGGTCTTCGCCCGGCTGCACGCGCTGCTGCGGGATGCGGGGGCGGAGTTCGTCCAGGCGTGA